From the genome of candidate division WOR-3 bacterium:
TGGTCTTGCAGATGGGTGGCCAGAACCCACAGGAGGGTAATTGCCAGTTCCTTTGTTCCCCAGCGAATCACCAGTTCCACCAGATTTAGAAGTTCAGCCAGGCTCAGGTTTTTTTCCAAAAGTTCCAGATATGTCCCCTCCAGTTCTTGGTACTGTTTCTTGCCCAACTGGTAACGGAAAAGTTTTATCAGTTCCTCAGCCATCCCTTTTCTCTCCTATAGGAATAAGATACTTTTTTGTTGGCATAAAACCATGCCAGGAGCGCCTGCTCTGGTATCTTTCACCATAAGTTTCATAACCCGATTATAATTTATGGGCTTGGCGGGTCAAAGTAATCATAGGTTAACCTTTATATCCCTGTTTTTTATTGTAGCCTTCGCCCCTTTTGGATGAAAAACCGGGGTTTAAAGAAAAGGGCAAATTTTTATTTATCTATTTGATTTTTGATAAGATAGAAAATTTTCTGGGGTAGGTCCCCTCCACCATTTCCTATCTTGTTTCGGTTGCCGTCATAATCGGGTAATGGTTTAACAAACTGTGAGCCAGGAATTCAGAACCAGAAACTAACTTGAGGGTATTTTTTAGCGCAGGAGGAGTGCCCTTTGGGTTGAGGAGAAGGATGATGTTTCAAGTTTGATAAAGTATACACCTTGAGCCAGATTTTCTGGCTCCCACAAGAGCGAATGAGTTCCAGCAGGCTGGTTCTTCTGGTCGAGGAGGGTTCCCACGGTTCTGCCGGTGATGTCGTAGGCGGTGATGATGACCCGAGAGGGAGCGGGTAGAAGGTAATGGATGTTGGTCTTTTTGTTAAAGGGGTTGGGGGAGAGAAGGAGATTGGGAAAATCAGTTTTTGAGATTTGACCGGTTTCTTCAATCCCGACATTGTTGTTAAACCATTCTTGAACTCGCTCGCAGGAGCTGATATATGATTGAGAGTCAGGTGCGGCGATAAAGGCAAATGCCAGGCGCTGTCTGCCGTTAGGAGCGAGATTGAATGGACCGCTGCTGATACCAACAGACCAGTTGAAGGGGCGGTCGCTATTCTGAATTCCAAGCCTTCCGGTCAGGGCGCGGTATTTCATATCATCGGTCATTGCGGAGTCGGGATAGACATAACGGTTGTGGTCAATGCAGGTCAGGTTTGCCGGACTATGAGGATAGAGCAGTTTGACGCCGAAGTAGTGCCGGGAGGAGTTGGCATTGCGCATAAGGGCGGTGTTCAATTGAGGCAGGGTGTAGGCAAGGTCGTGGAGCCGATCAGTGGGAACGACATCAAAGTCGGCAAGGATGCCGGAGAAAAGGCTGTCAATCGCAATTGTGCCGTTATTGAAGATGTCATAGACAAGGACAACTGTGTTGTTGAGTTCGGGCTGGCTGAGACCAAGGGCAAGCTGCTCAACAGTGATGTTTTTCGGCTGGGGATGGGCACCATCATTGAATGTTGAACGGAGGAGTTGGGAAGCATTGTAGAGAGGGAGCAAGGAGCGGATGCTGTCCTGAAGTTGCCAGTCCGAGTCAGAGCCATTCTCGCTGTAGAAGCGGTCAACAAGGTAATCCTTTGAGTTGCCGATGACAAAACTGGCGATGTTCAAGCCGCTGGTATCGGTTTTGGGATAGCGGAAGCCTCGGCCCTGGCGGTTTTCAGCCGGGTCATAGCCAATGGTTCCGCGCGCGGTTATGGAAAGGGCGCAGGCGCCGGTATCAATGTCTGCCCAGATTCTGCCTGGATAGCCAATGGTGATTGCAAAACAAAACTTAGATTCATTCTGGTCAGAACGGATGATAGCAAGAAATTCTGGATTGGAACCTGGTTTGGCAGAACTTTGAGCGGTAACGGTCAGATTATCGGTTAATGCCGAGTCCTGGGCAGAGATGTTGCCAAGGGTGGCGACAGAATCAATAATTGAAATCTCCGGACTTAAGGTGCGGAGGATAACGGTTGTGTTTGTTGCCGGAGCCAGTCCGATGTTTTTGATGAGGAGGTTGAGTCGGGCGGTTTCTCCGGGTTCAAGGATGTGGTTCGGGTTTGCCCCGGTAGAATCGTTAATCTCTTGGCGGGTGCAGATTAGGACCGGTTCTGGGTCTCCTTGCAGGACAGTTAGCAATTTTTCCCGGGGCAGGTTGTTGTGGCGAGTTGCTGTTATTGAAAGTTCACCAGTGGTGAGCGGGTGAATATCGAGGTTAACCTGACCGCTACCTGATGTTGTTCCTTTGACGAGCACTTCGCCATCTTTGTATGCGGTTACGAGCACGCCGGCAGCCGGGCTGGAGTTTTCTGTTACCGTTACCGTCAGAGTCTGGGAGCCGGTGAGGATGGTGTCAAGCGTGGAGATATTCAGGGAGTCCGGGGTATCGGTCCAGATGTCAATCGTCGGGTCGCCAAGGAGGTTGAATTCGGTCAGGCACCAGCGCCAGAGGGATGAGTAAAGTGCAGCAGGGGCATACTCCTCTCTTGAGCGGTTGTGGCAGGTTCCTAACCGGGACTCGGTGAGGTTGAAGAGGTAGTCATAGAAGCGAACGCACAGCTTTTCTGAAGGTCCCATTGAAGGTGGGGTTCCCCAGCCATAGCGGGAGTTCATCATTACGGCGATGGCACCACCGTCTGCGCAGTTGAGCGCAACCTCGGCAAGGCAGTCTTCAGCCTCAAAATTGCCTGGGTTGCAGGCAAGAGAGGTGATGATGCTGAAACGGTTCTGGTTCTGTTGTCTTGAGGCGTAGCTGGTGGTGTAGATTGGGGTGCCGTCTTCGTCATACACACCGGCTTCGTTGCCATGACCTGCCGGGTCAAACAGTAAAAAGCCATGGTCAAAGGAGTCGGCAACAACCCTGGCGCTGGGCGGGTTTTCCAGTTTGCGGTCAATCCAGCCGGGGGGAGTGAGATCGGCGATGGAGTCGTTGACAAACCTGCCATGGTAGCCGATTGAACGCCAGAGCCAGCCTGAGGGCAAAAGGCTGCGCTGGATATAGTCCGGTGCCGGGCTGTTCTCAAAGGCTTGCACCTTGGCGATGAAGTTTTCAACCTGAGTCTGGTTGTCAACCGAGGCTCTACCGACAAACACATCGGCATAGAGGTCAACCGAATCGTCCATCTCGCCAAAGAGGTTGTTGTGGTTTGAGTCCCAGGAATAGTCAAGGTCGCCGTAGTACAAATCGGTCGGGATTGAACCCTGTTCGTTGCCGACATCAACACGGATTCGCCTTGAAGGAACCTGGCGGTTGTCACCGGCTAAAAGGACATAGATAAGACCGCGGTTGTGAAAGTAGTCGGTGATAAGGTTGCGGATTTTTTCCTGCAGGTCTCTTCCAGGATAGTTGCGCTCAATCCAGTCGGTGGTTTTCAGTTCGGTTTTGAGACCGCGGCTGTTTTTGTATTGAAGGTAGGTGTTGAAAAAGGAGGCAAGTTCCGGGCTGGTGATGAGAAGATATTCAATCTCAGGCTGGTCGGTTTCTAATGCGGGCGGTGAGAAAATTGTTAGATGTTCGGGGTTAATAACCAGACCTTTCAGGCTTTGAAGCATCTTTTCCTTTTGCGCAGGGTAAAGGTTAACCGGTGAGCGGGCATTGGTTTCATAGTTTAATTTGATGTTGAACCGGCGGTGAAAGAGAAGTCTGCCTGAGGCAGGATAATAGGTGAACGGGCAGATGACAAGGCTGACCAGTTTGAAACCACTAGCACTGCCGGTTGAGTAATGGATAAGCATCTCATCAGGGAATGGTCTGTCTGAGGAGTAGATTTCCGGGTCGGGCTGAATAAATGGCGGCTTTTCCTTTTGGGAAATGGGCACTGGCAGTTGCGCAGGCAGGATGTTGAACCTGCGTTGGATTTGTTCAGTGGCAAGCGGTTCAACAGTTACATTAATCAGCCGGGCATCAAAAGGGATGACAAGGGTGGCGGTAATATGGGGAAGGGCGGGTTTGCCCGGGTCAGGGATAAAGATGGCTTCTGAAAGTTCAATAGCATCGTAACCCTGATAGGTGGAGAAACCGAGCCGGTCTTTTTCCAAACTAACCGTTTTAGTAATATTGCCCGCAATCGCGGCGCTGGCAAATATAAAGCAAAGAGCGAAAAGTCTTTTCAATTGTCCTCCTGATAAAATTTTTATGATAACTATTTTAAAGAATAATCAGCCGCTGGCAATAAAAACCTGCTAAATCCTGGTCTACTCCTTTTCTTCTTCCTCTTTTTCTTCTCCACCCTCAAGTTCAATTTTGCCCTTGAACTGGGTCTTTTCCTTACTGAAACCGCCAAACAAAACATTGAGACTGAACCAGGGGTTTGCCTTTGCCATCTCCGGACCTTTTGCTAAGACACCCCGGTCGGCAAACTTCCAGTCACCGGCGAGCGGTCCAAAACAATAGCCGCCCCTGATTTCCACACCAACAAAGGAGATGGGAATGACAATGGCAAGTTGGGGGTTGAGGGTGAAGCCAGAAAAGTCAACGGTTGAGGTGCGTCCGGGATGATGAAGCAGGCTGTCAAAGTTGGGAACGGTCTGGTTATATGGTCCGAGGTTGATTGAGTAGCCACCACCACCAATGCCGAGGGTGGGAACAAGGAGCAGATTTTTCAGATCAAGAACAGCATAGCCGGCACGAAACTCACCACCACCATAATTGACCTGGCAGAAAAGGTTCAGAGATTCTGATGTAACGCTCTGGGTGCCACCCCAGCCCGCACCACCAATCATAATCCGGTTGACGAGCGCATAGCCGCCACCACCAAACATCCAGTGCTGGGATGAAAGTTCTTCCACCTTATTGTCCCTAAATGTCTTGTTGATGTTGTCGAAGTTAATCAGGGCAAGGCTGGGACCGAAGCAACCGTAACCACCGGCAGTGCTTCTCGCAAAAACTGCACTGATTACCGTCAAGAGTAGAACCAGGGCTTTCTTCATTTTTTCCTCCTTTATGATAAAAACTTTATGCAGAATATTAACGCCTAAAAGGGTATTGTCAAGGAAG
Proteins encoded in this window:
- a CDS encoding C25 family cysteine peptidase; the protein is MKRLFALCFIFASAAIAGNITKTVSLEKDRLGFSTYQGYDAIELSEAIFIPDPGKPALPHITATLVIPFDARLINVTVEPLATEQIQRRFNILPAQLPVPISQKEKPPFIQPDPEIYSSDRPFPDEMLIHYSTGSASGFKLVSLVICPFTYYPASGRLLFHRRFNIKLNYETNARSPVNLYPAQKEKMLQSLKGLVINPEHLTIFSPPALETDQPEIEYLLITSPELASFFNTYLQYKNSRGLKTELKTTDWIERNYPGRDLQEKIRNLITDYFHNRGLIYVLLAGDNRQVPSRRIRVDVGNEQGSIPTDLYYGDLDYSWDSNHNNLFGEMDDSVDLYADVFVGRASVDNQTQVENFIAKVQAFENSPAPDYIQRSLLPSGWLWRSIGYHGRFVNDSIADLTPPGWIDRKLENPPSARVVADSFDHGFLLFDPAGHGNEAGVYDEDGTPIYTTSYASRQQNQNRFSIITSLACNPGNFEAEDCLAEVALNCADGGAIAVMMNSRYGWGTPPSMGPSEKLCVRFYDYLFNLTESRLGTCHNRSREEYAPAALYSSLWRWCLTEFNLLGDPTIDIWTDTPDSLNISTLDTILTGSQTLTVTVTENSSPAAGVLVTAYKDGEVLVKGTTSGSGQVNLDIHPLTTGELSITATRHNNLPREKLLTVLQGDPEPVLICTRQEINDSTGANPNHILEPGETARLNLLIKNIGLAPATNTTVILRTLSPEISIIDSVATLGNISAQDSALTDNLTVTAQSSAKPGSNPEFLAIIRSDQNESKFCFAITIGYPGRIWADIDTGACALSITARGTIGYDPAENRQGRGFRYPKTDTSGLNIASFVIGNSKDYLVDRFYSENGSDSDWQLQDSIRSLLPLYNASQLLRSTFNDGAHPQPKNITVEQLALGLSQPELNNTVVLVYDIFNNGTIAIDSLFSGILADFDVVPTDRLHDLAYTLPQLNTALMRNANSSRHYFGVKLLYPHSPANLTCIDHNRYVYPDSAMTDDMKYRALTGRLGIQNSDRPFNWSVGISSGPFNLAPNGRQRLAFAFIAAPDSQSYISSCERVQEWFNNNVGIEETGQISKTDFPNLLLSPNPFNKKTNIHYLLPAPSRVIITAYDITGRTVGTLLDQKNQPAGTHSLLWEPENLAQGVYFIKLETSSFSSTQRALLLR